Proteins co-encoded in one Polynucleobacter sp. MWH-UH19D genomic window:
- the ispH gene encoding 4-hydroxy-3-methylbut-2-enyl diphosphate reductase, whose translation MSGSDHAEILMAQPRGFCAGVDRAINIVNEALVRFGAPIYVRHEIVHNVYVVNELREKGAVFVDELHEVPRGGIVVFSAHGVSQEVRKDAEQRGLQVYDATCPLVTKVHLEVVKMCKEGYTVLMIGHAGHPEVEGTMGQVKEGVFLIENIGDVDKLPFSSDEKIAFVTQTTLSVDETKEIVEALTKKFPSIVQPRKQDICYATQNRQDAVKFMAPQVELVIVVGSATSSNSNRLRELSEKLGVPSYMVDAPEQLKPEWFAGKKRVGLTAGASAPESLAQAIVARIQEFGPRSVRALAGVVEDVTFSLPKNLVD comes from the coding sequence ATGAGTGGATCTGATCACGCAGAAATTTTGATGGCGCAACCCCGCGGTTTTTGCGCAGGGGTGGATCGTGCAATCAATATTGTGAATGAGGCGCTGGTGCGTTTTGGTGCGCCAATATATGTGCGCCACGAAATTGTTCACAATGTCTATGTTGTGAATGAATTGCGCGAGAAGGGTGCAGTGTTTGTAGACGAGTTGCACGAAGTTCCCAGAGGCGGGATTGTGGTGTTTAGTGCTCATGGCGTATCTCAAGAAGTGCGCAAAGATGCTGAGCAGCGTGGCTTGCAAGTGTATGACGCAACTTGCCCACTGGTGACAAAGGTGCATCTGGAGGTCGTCAAGATGTGCAAAGAAGGTTATACCGTTTTGATGATTGGTCACGCAGGCCATCCCGAAGTAGAGGGCACTATGGGCCAGGTGAAAGAGGGTGTTTTCTTAATCGAAAATATCGGTGATGTGGATAAGCTCCCCTTTTCGAGTGATGAAAAAATCGCTTTTGTGACGCAAACAACATTGTCAGTTGATGAGACTAAAGAAATTGTTGAAGCGCTCACAAAAAAATTTCCCAGTATTGTTCAGCCTCGCAAACAAGATATTTGTTATGCCACTCAGAATCGTCAAGATGCAGTCAAGTTCATGGCGCCGCAAGTTGAGCTTGTTATTGTGGTGGGTAGTGCGACAAGCTCGAACTCTAATCGCTTGCGTGAACTGTCGGAAAAATTGGGCGTACCATCCTACATGGTGGATGCGCCAGAGCAGTTAAAGCCTGAATGGTTTGCGGGCAAAAAGCGCGTTGGCTTAACGGCGGGTGCATCTGCTCCCGAAAGTCTTGCTCAAGCCATTGTGGCGCGTATTCAAGAATTTGGGCCGCGTAGTGTTCGTGCCCTAGCCGGTGTTGTTGAAGATGTAACTTTTTCTTTACCCAAAAATTTAGTTGATTGA
- the rpmB gene encoding 50S ribosomal protein L28, with product MAKVCQVTGKKPMVGNNVSHANNKTKRRFLPNLQNRRFWVESENRWISLRLTNAGLRVIDKNGIDAVLSDLRARGEI from the coding sequence ATGGCAAAAGTTTGCCAAGTCACTGGGAAAAAGCCGATGGTTGGCAACAACGTATCCCATGCAAACAATAAAACAAAGCGTCGCTTTTTGCCGAATTTGCAAAACCGCCGTTTCTGGGTTGAATCTGAAAACCGTTGGATTAGCTTGCGCTTAACCAATGCTGGTTTGCGCGTTATCGACAAAAATGGCATTGATGCTGTTTTGTCTGATCTCCGTGCACGTGGCGAAATTTAA
- the radC gene encoding DNA repair protein RadC, with protein MIVSSPAPGMHSSIPQWPKNEQPREKLRLYGAKCLTDAELLAIFLRVGVKGKNAVTLANDLLHHFGSLPRLLASSPAEFTRIHGIGLSKWSQIQAAYELIKRSLEDGLAQQSIFSSPGRVKEFLQAKIGGLPHEVFLCLYLDSGLHLLECQELFRGSITHTAVYPREILKEALSRNASALIVAHNHPSGNPLPSKADQDLTQTLIKALQLVDIPLLDHCIVSNGGFFSFSESGLMDI; from the coding sequence GTGATTGTATCTAGCCCTGCACCTGGCATGCACTCTTCAATACCCCAATGGCCTAAAAATGAACAACCCCGAGAAAAGCTCCGCCTATATGGCGCCAAATGCCTCACCGATGCAGAATTGCTTGCCATATTCTTGCGTGTTGGCGTCAAGGGCAAAAATGCCGTCACTTTAGCGAATGACCTTTTGCATCACTTTGGCAGCCTGCCCCGCCTACTTGCCAGTAGTCCTGCTGAATTTACCCGCATTCATGGCATTGGGCTTTCAAAATGGAGTCAAATTCAAGCCGCATACGAACTGATCAAACGCAGCTTAGAGGATGGCTTAGCCCAGCAGTCCATCTTCTCCTCCCCTGGGCGCGTCAAAGAGTTTTTACAAGCCAAAATTGGGGGTCTTCCTCATGAGGTTTTTCTTTGTTTGTATCTTGACTCTGGTCTGCACCTCCTAGAGTGCCAGGAGCTATTTCGGGGATCTATTACCCATACCGCCGTTTATCCCCGAGAAATTCTTAAAGAGGCCCTGTCCCGCAACGCCAGCGCCCTGATCGTTGCCCACAATCACCCAAGTGGCAACCCCTTACCCAGCAAAGCAGACCAAGATTTGACCCAAACCCTCATTAAAGCCTTGCAGCTCGTTGATATCCCCCTCCTTGACCACTGCATTGTGAGTAATGGCGGATTTTTCTCCTTCTCAGAATCAGGTCTTATGGATATTTAA
- a CDS encoding branched-chain amino acid ABC transporter permease, with protein sequence MDIFLQQIINGLVLGSIYALIALGYTMVYGVLGIINFAHGEVLMIGAMVSLSLLRLILGFTSGLPGWLTLLIVLPVTMAVCAGLSYWIERIAYRPLRNAPRLAPLISAIGMSILLQTIAMLIWSRNPMTYPQLLPSTPIELGGTGATITGKEIVIIFVALAVMCGLLFLVEKTKLGRAMRATAEQTQIASLMGVNPNRVISITFMLGGALAGLAGVMIASNYGNVHFYMGFIPGLKAFTAAVLGGIGNLQGAMLGGLLLGLIESLGAGYIGELTGGVFGSNYQDIFAFLVLILVLVLRPTGLLGEKVSDRA encoded by the coding sequence ATGGATATTTTTCTTCAGCAAATCATCAATGGCTTGGTGCTCGGTAGTATTTACGCCTTGATTGCTTTGGGCTACACCATGGTCTATGGTGTACTGGGGATTATTAATTTCGCGCATGGTGAAGTATTGATGATTGGCGCGATGGTGTCTTTGTCATTGCTACGCTTGATATTAGGCTTTACAAGTGGATTACCGGGATGGCTAACCCTCTTGATTGTTTTGCCAGTCACGATGGCAGTCTGTGCAGGTTTGAGCTATTGGATTGAACGAATTGCCTATCGTCCTCTGCGAAATGCCCCCCGTTTAGCACCACTGATTTCGGCTATTGGTATGTCGATACTCTTGCAGACGATAGCCATGTTGATTTGGTCACGTAACCCCATGACTTATCCACAATTACTTCCATCAACCCCAATCGAGTTGGGTGGTACTGGAGCGACGATTACAGGCAAAGAGATTGTCATTATTTTTGTAGCATTGGCTGTCATGTGCGGGCTTCTGTTTCTGGTTGAGAAAACCAAACTGGGTAGAGCAATGCGCGCAACGGCTGAGCAGACGCAAATTGCTTCCTTAATGGGCGTCAATCCCAATCGTGTGATTTCCATCACCTTTATGTTGGGTGGTGCATTAGCAGGCTTGGCTGGTGTAATGATTGCCAGCAATTATGGCAATGTGCATTTTTATATGGGCTTTATTCCAGGCCTCAAAGCTTTTACTGCTGCTGTTTTGGGCGGCATTGGGAATTTACAGGGCGCCATGCTGGGTGGACTTTTATTGGGTTTGATTGAATCTTTAGGTGCCGGCTATATTGGTGAGCTAACTGGTGGAGTCTTTGGCTCAAATTACCAAGATATTTTTGCGTTCCTAGTATTGATTTTGGTGTTGGTACTTCGCCCCACTGGATTATTGGGTGAGAAAGTTTCTGATCGTGCTTAA
- a CDS encoding RsmB/NOP family class I SAM-dependent RNA methyltransferase, whose protein sequence is MSAERSKPKLNKRLGSQKSYAAKSKDPLRRSERRNASGNLIAPEGQKNFSHAKALPQHAIHLERLLPELLQFDQPADRIVSRYFRSEPKLGNRDRALIAESAFAILRRKNEFSQFASSGEGSQARRLALLGLLSALSEGGLGTGNRAESAIADLAHVLKPGEYEWLQRISTVDASALNPLVRNNLPEWLWDAFGKYPGEQAREELAKSLMQPASLDLRANTIKTNREELLAQMNALGGRYQASPTPFAPDGVRIMGKPALQNTAGFKAGMFEVQDEGSQLLAYLLAPKRGEMIVDFCAGAGGKTLAIGALMRSTGRLYAFDTSERRLANLKPRQARSGLSNVHPVWIDSENDAKIKRLAGKIDRVLVDAPCSGMGTLRRNPDLKWRQTPEGVAELNQKQISILNSAARLLKPGGRLVYATCSLLPRENQGVAEDFLKNHPEFEVVPAAEVLKPLFPKEKLPLGCSADHPWWQLWPHIHGTDGFFGAVFQKKNPKSENPENHKS, encoded by the coding sequence ATGAGCGCAGAACGTTCCAAACCAAAATTGAATAAGCGCTTAGGCTCGCAAAAAAGTTACGCCGCCAAATCAAAAGATCCATTACGTCGCTCTGAGCGACGCAATGCAAGCGGTAATCTGATTGCGCCAGAGGGGCAAAAAAACTTTTCACATGCAAAAGCTTTGCCTCAGCATGCGATTCATTTGGAGCGCTTGCTTCCGGAGTTGCTGCAATTTGATCAACCAGCCGATCGAATTGTTAGTCGCTACTTTCGTTCTGAACCAAAGCTTGGCAATCGTGATCGCGCATTGATTGCAGAGAGCGCGTTTGCTATTTTGCGTCGTAAAAATGAGTTCTCCCAATTTGCCTCAAGCGGCGAAGGTTCGCAGGCTAGACGCTTAGCCCTATTGGGTTTGCTGTCCGCCTTATCTGAGGGTGGACTTGGCACTGGCAATCGTGCCGAGAGTGCAATTGCAGACTTGGCACACGTTCTAAAGCCTGGTGAGTATGAGTGGTTACAACGAATTTCAACAGTAGATGCAAGCGCTCTTAATCCTCTGGTGCGCAATAATTTGCCAGAGTGGTTGTGGGATGCGTTCGGAAAATATCCAGGTGAGCAAGCACGCGAAGAGTTGGCTAAATCATTAATGCAACCCGCTTCTTTGGATTTACGTGCGAATACGATAAAGACTAATCGCGAAGAGTTGCTTGCACAGATGAATGCATTAGGTGGGCGCTATCAAGCAAGCCCAACTCCTTTTGCGCCAGATGGTGTTCGCATTATGGGTAAACCTGCCTTGCAAAATACAGCTGGTTTTAAAGCGGGCATGTTTGAAGTGCAGGATGAAGGCAGTCAACTCCTGGCGTACTTGTTGGCCCCAAAACGCGGTGAGATGATTGTTGATTTTTGTGCAGGCGCTGGCGGAAAGACTTTAGCAATTGGCGCATTAATGCGATCAACAGGTCGCTTATATGCCTTTGATACCTCCGAGCGTCGCTTGGCTAACCTGAAACCTCGACAAGCTCGCAGCGGTCTTTCTAATGTCCACCCCGTGTGGATTGATTCTGAGAATGATGCCAAGATCAAGCGCCTAGCCGGCAAGATTGATCGCGTCCTCGTTGATGCCCCTTGTAGCGGTATGGGGACCTTACGCCGCAATCCTGACCTCAAATGGCGCCAAACCCCCGAGGGCGTTGCGGAGCTCAATCAAAAGCAAATCAGCATTCTGAATTCAGCGGCTCGCCTCTTAAAGCCAGGCGGTCGTTTGGTTTATGCCACTTGCAGCCTATTACCTCGGGAAAATCAAGGGGTTGCAGAAGATTTCCTGAAAAATCACCCCGAGTTTGAGGTAGTTCCAGCAGCGGAAGTTCTTAAGCCATTGTTTCCAAAGGAAAAGTTACCATTAGGCTGCTCGGCAGATCATCCTTGGTGGCAGTTGTGGCCTCATATACATGGCACTGATGGGTTTTTTGGAGCTGTTTTTCAGAAAAAGAACCCAAAATCTGAAAATCCAGAAAATCACAAAAGCTAG
- a CDS encoding FKBP-type peptidyl-prolyl cis-trans isomerase encodes MTKLTVLPNSYLTLNYRLTLPNGEDYINTFVDRPATVLMGSGQFAPCFEKVLLGLGVGDKKSALLSPEESFGERKKDLVQWVSLKALKEGRDDDMEFNPGDVIEFNAPGGAQYAGVLQSIDDEGAWFDFNHPLAGHEVTFEAQIVAIL; translated from the coding sequence ATGACTAAGCTTACTGTTTTGCCCAACTCCTATTTGACCCTGAACTATCGGCTGACCTTGCCCAACGGGGAGGATTACATCAATACGTTTGTTGATCGACCTGCGACGGTTTTGATGGGTTCTGGACAATTTGCGCCTTGCTTTGAAAAGGTGTTGTTGGGACTGGGTGTTGGCGATAAAAAGAGTGCTTTGCTTTCACCAGAAGAGAGTTTTGGTGAGCGCAAAAAAGATTTGGTGCAGTGGGTTTCGTTGAAAGCCCTTAAAGAGGGTCGCGATGATGACATGGAATTTAATCCAGGTGATGTCATCGAATTTAATGCTCCTGGTGGAGCCCAATATGCAGGTGTATTGCAATCGATTGATGATGAAGGTGCGTGGTTTGATTTCAACCACCCATTGGCTGGCCATGAAGTTACTTTTGAAGCGCAGATAGTCGCTATTCTCTAA
- a CDS encoding acyl-CoA desaturase codes for MNTVSSSAFDQFLNWLANGYLDWSWWQITLFTLIATHITIAAVTIFLHRCQAHRALDLHPIVSHFFRLWLWLTTGMVTKEWASIHRKHHAKCETVEDPHSPQILGITTVLSRGAELYKQEAKNQETMIKFGHGTPDDWLERNIYSRFTWQGVGIMLIIDVFLFGAIGLTVWAVQMLWIPITAAGVINGIGHYWGYRNFDCEDASTNIFPWGILIGGEELHNNHHTFATSAKLSNKWYEFDIGWLYIQMMSAVGLATVKKTPPKPVLSDLRPADQNTLEAIIANRYEIMARYSKTLRNFFSNEVQHMQVLASHLSDARTWLVKDESRLSQEEKAKLEELMASNAQLRKMIEMRRDLQAIWSRSSATREQLLSQLHAWCQRAEDSGLTSLREFSLRLRRYA; via the coding sequence TTGAATACAGTCTCAAGCTCTGCTTTCGATCAATTCCTTAATTGGCTTGCCAATGGATATTTAGATTGGTCTTGGTGGCAAATTACCCTGTTCACCCTGATTGCTACGCACATCACAATTGCTGCTGTAACGATTTTCTTGCACCGTTGCCAGGCACATCGTGCTCTTGATCTGCATCCGATCGTTTCTCACTTTTTCCGCCTTTGGCTATGGCTTACTACCGGAATGGTAACCAAGGAGTGGGCCTCCATTCATCGTAAGCATCACGCTAAGTGCGAGACAGTTGAAGATCCTCATAGCCCACAAATTTTGGGAATTACTACGGTCTTGTCCCGCGGTGCTGAACTGTATAAGCAAGAAGCAAAAAACCAAGAGACCATGATCAAATTTGGTCATGGCACTCCAGATGATTGGCTTGAGCGCAATATCTATTCCAGGTTTACTTGGCAAGGCGTTGGCATCATGCTCATCATTGATGTGTTTTTATTTGGCGCAATTGGTTTAACAGTTTGGGCTGTTCAAATGTTGTGGATTCCGATTACTGCTGCTGGTGTTATTAACGGCATTGGCCACTATTGGGGCTATCGCAATTTTGACTGTGAAGATGCCTCAACCAATATTTTCCCTTGGGGTATTTTGATTGGTGGCGAAGAGTTGCACAATAACCATCACACCTTTGCTACTAGTGCGAAGCTCTCAAACAAATGGTATGAATTTGATATTGGTTGGTTGTACATACAGATGATGAGTGCAGTTGGTTTAGCTACTGTGAAAAAGACACCACCAAAACCCGTCTTAAGTGATTTGCGCCCTGCTGATCAAAATACGCTGGAAGCTATCATTGCTAATCGTTATGAAATCATGGCGCGTTACAGCAAGACTCTGCGTAACTTCTTTAGTAATGAAGTGCAGCATATGCAAGTGCTCGCAAGCCATTTAAGCGATGCTCGTACTTGGCTCGTGAAGGATGAATCACGCTTGAGCCAAGAGGAGAAAGCTAAGCTGGAAGAGTTGATGGCTAGCAATGCTCAGCTTCGTAAGATGATTGAGATGCGTCGTGATCTTCAGGCCATTTGGAGTCGTTCTTCAGCAACGCGTGAACAACTCCTGTCTCAGTTGCATGCATGGTGCCAACGCGCCGAAGATAGTGGCTTAACAAGCTTAAGAGAGTTCTCCTTAAGATTGCGTCGTTATGCATAA
- the rpmG gene encoding 50S ribosomal protein L33, with product MAKGGREKIKLESSAGTGHFYTTSKNKRTKPEKMEIMKFDPTIRKHVAYKETKLK from the coding sequence ATGGCTAAAGGCGGCAGAGAAAAAATTAAATTAGAGTCATCAGCTGGTACTGGTCACTTCTACACAACTTCAAAAAACAAGCGTACAAAGCCTGAGAAAATGGAGATCATGAAATTTGATCCCACTATTCGCAAGCACGTTGCTTACAAAGAAACCAAACTCAAGTAA
- a CDS encoding branched-chain amino acid ABC transporter substrate-binding protein: protein MNSNVSKMNFMKSAIALSVTALILTACGKGDDKAAAVSADGIEVKIGHVAPLTGPIAHLGKDNENGARLALEEINKAGLTIDGKKVVLTLVPEDDAEDPKTATQVAQKLVDAKVVGVVGHLNSGTSIPASKIYSDAGITQISPSSTNPDYTNQGFKTTYRLVATDAQQGPALGNYVANTLKAKTVAIIDDSTQYGKGLADEFEKTVKAAGVKVVTREASNNKATDFKAILTKIKGSKPDVIMYGGMDATGGPLAKQATELGIKAKIVGGDGMCTEKLIELAGDAVVNVTCSEAGKALSKMDQGADFQKRYKERFNSDVQIYAPFTYDAVYVLVDAMKRANSTDPAKILVAMPDTKMNGLVGNIAFDSKGDMKEGVITLYDFKDKKKTVLDVINM from the coding sequence ATGAATTCCAATGTATCAAAAATGAATTTTATGAAAAGCGCCATTGCTTTATCGGTAACGGCGTTAATTTTGACGGCGTGCGGCAAAGGTGACGATAAAGCTGCCGCCGTTTCAGCTGATGGTATTGAGGTCAAGATTGGCCACGTAGCTCCATTAACTGGACCCATCGCCCATTTAGGTAAAGATAATGAAAATGGCGCACGTTTAGCTCTCGAAGAAATTAATAAGGCAGGCTTAACGATTGATGGCAAAAAGGTAGTCTTGACCTTAGTGCCTGAAGATGATGCGGAAGATCCAAAAACCGCTACTCAGGTTGCACAAAAATTAGTAGATGCAAAAGTAGTTGGTGTTGTAGGCCACTTAAACTCGGGCACTAGTATTCCAGCATCAAAGATATACAGCGACGCGGGAATCACGCAGATTTCTCCATCCTCGACCAATCCTGATTACACCAATCAAGGCTTCAAGACGACTTATCGTCTCGTGGCAACAGATGCTCAGCAAGGCCCAGCTTTGGGTAATTACGTAGCAAATACCTTAAAAGCAAAAACAGTAGCCATCATTGATGACTCTACTCAATACGGAAAAGGTCTTGCCGATGAGTTTGAGAAGACTGTAAAGGCTGCGGGCGTAAAGGTAGTTACTCGCGAGGCAAGCAATAATAAGGCAACTGACTTTAAAGCGATTTTGACCAAGATTAAGGGCAGCAAGCCTGATGTCATTATGTATGGCGGTATGGATGCTACCGGTGGTCCTTTGGCCAAGCAGGCAACTGAGCTGGGTATCAAAGCGAAGATTGTTGGCGGTGATGGTATGTGCACCGAGAAGCTGATTGAGCTTGCGGGTGATGCAGTAGTGAATGTCACCTGCTCAGAAGCGGGTAAAGCGCTTTCTAAGATGGATCAGGGCGCTGACTTCCAGAAGCGTTACAAAGAGCGCTTTAATTCAGATGTACAAATTTATGCACCATTTACTTATGATGCAGTCTATGTGTTGGTTGACGCAATGAAGCGTGCCAATTCAACTGATCCAGCAAAAATTTTAGTGGCTATGCCTGACACTAAGATGAATGGCTTGGTTGGCAATATCGCTTTTGATAGTAAAGGTGATATGAAAGAAGGTGTGATCACTTTGTACGATTTCAAAGACAAAAAGAAAACGGTTCTTGACGTTATTAATATGTAA
- the purN gene encoding phosphoribosylglycinamide formyltransferase: protein MLSIVTLISGRGSNFEAIVKTAQKEQWPVKFAGVIANHSAAKGLDFARSQGIPAFAIEHKEHATRDSFDAALIQKIDELGADLVVLAGFMRILTPSFIRHFEGRLINIHPALLPAFPGLHTHERALEAGVKEHGATVHFVTEGVDEGPIICQASVPVLEGDDADTLAARVLKAEHQIYPRAVKWFLDGRLRIEGNQVKLQPPESQSFKL, encoded by the coding sequence ATGCTTTCTATCGTTACCTTAATCTCAGGCCGCGGATCCAATTTCGAGGCGATCGTTAAAACCGCCCAAAAAGAGCAATGGCCAGTCAAATTTGCGGGGGTCATAGCGAATCACTCTGCGGCTAAGGGCCTTGATTTTGCTCGCTCGCAGGGTATTCCGGCATTTGCAATTGAGCACAAGGAGCATGCAACTCGGGACTCCTTCGATGCTGCTCTCATTCAGAAGATTGACGAGTTGGGGGCTGATTTAGTGGTCTTGGCAGGTTTTATGCGGATTTTGACCCCTAGCTTTATTCGCCATTTTGAGGGGCGTCTGATAAATATTCACCCCGCTCTTTTGCCAGCTTTCCCTGGTTTACACACTCACGAGAGGGCGCTTGAAGCCGGGGTAAAAGAACATGGGGCCACTGTGCATTTTGTAACTGAGGGCGTGGATGAGGGGCCAATCATTTGTCAGGCTTCAGTGCCGGTGCTCGAGGGTGATGATGCCGACACACTCGCCGCTCGAGTTTTAAAGGCAGAACATCAGATTTATCCACGAGCCGTAAAATGGTTCCTCGACGGACGATTGCGCATTGAAGGTAATCAAGTGAAGTTACAACCCCCAGAATCGCAATCTTTTAAATTATGA
- a CDS encoding bifunctional riboflavin kinase/FAD synthetase: MNVFRGSTPFSAGPACALTIGNFDGVHRGHRALLKELVAGARERGLVSCVLTFEPHPKEFFSPEQAPPRILNLRDKLAALAKLGIDRVVVEHFNSAFARLSPEEFVSEIIVKRLNTKWILIGDDFCYGAKRAGNFASLKAAGEKYGFEVSSIQTILEDGERISSSALRTALANGDMKEAEKLLGRPYGISGHVIHGQQLGRQLGFPTLNLAVANHLHHRKPATTGIFTAQVLGLGDKPLPGVASLGVRPTVEDKGRVLLETHIFDYQQDVYGKIITVELLEKIRDEEKYDDLDTLTHAIAQDAKQARNYFQKKSYV, from the coding sequence GTGAACGTATTCCGTGGCTCGACCCCGTTTTCCGCAGGACCTGCTTGTGCCCTAACCATCGGTAATTTCGATGGCGTGCACAGGGGTCATCGCGCCCTGCTCAAAGAGTTGGTTGCCGGCGCCCGCGAAAGGGGCCTAGTTAGCTGCGTGCTGACCTTTGAGCCCCACCCAAAAGAATTTTTCTCACCCGAGCAGGCCCCACCCCGAATTCTGAATCTGCGCGACAAATTGGCTGCACTTGCAAAGCTTGGAATAGACCGAGTAGTTGTAGAGCACTTCAACTCCGCATTTGCTCGCTTATCTCCCGAAGAATTTGTATCAGAAATTATTGTTAAAAGACTCAATACCAAATGGATCTTGATTGGCGATGACTTTTGCTACGGAGCCAAACGTGCTGGAAATTTTGCAAGCCTCAAAGCAGCGGGCGAAAAATATGGCTTTGAGGTCTCCAGTATCCAAACCATCTTGGAAGATGGTGAACGTATTTCTAGTTCAGCATTGCGCACCGCACTTGCGAATGGCGATATGAAGGAAGCAGAAAAATTATTAGGTCGTCCTTATGGAATTTCTGGTCATGTCATTCATGGGCAACAACTTGGTCGTCAATTGGGATTCCCCACTTTAAATTTAGCTGTAGCAAATCACCTGCACCATCGCAAGCCAGCCACCACTGGCATATTCACTGCACAGGTTCTAGGGCTTGGTGATAAACCGCTACCAGGTGTAGCCAGCTTAGGTGTACGGCCTACCGTAGAAGATAAAGGTCGCGTATTACTTGAGACGCATATCTTTGATTACCAGCAAGATGTTTACGGAAAAATTATTACCGTTGAACTCTTAGAAAAAATTCGTGACGAGGAGAAGTATGACGACCTCGACACACTCACACATGCGATTGCACAAGATGCAAAGCAAGCCAGAAATTATTTCCAGAAAAAATCTTATGTCTGA